In a genomic window of Virgibacillus sp. SK37:
- the rnpA gene encoding ribonuclease P protein component, protein MKKEFRIKKNEEFQYAFKNGKSFANRQLVIYYVEKKDQQHFRIGLSVGKKIGNAVTRNRIKRYLRQAFQELESNIKYPYDIVIIARQPTKDMEYIEIKKSLTHLLYKERLLKKV, encoded by the coding sequence AAAAAGAATGAAGAGTTTCAATACGCATTTAAAAATGGTAAATCTTTTGCCAACAGACAGCTTGTCATCTACTATGTTGAAAAAAAAGATCAACAGCATTTCCGAATTGGACTATCCGTAGGTAAAAAAATTGGTAACGCTGTTACAAGAAATAGAATAAAACGGTACTTACGACAAGCCTTCCAAGAGCTTGAAAGCAATATTAAGTATCCTTATGATATTGTGATTATTGCGAGGCAGCCTACAAAGGACATGGAGTATATTGAAATAAAAAAAAGTTTAACACATCTATTATATAAAGAACGTTTATTGAAAAAGGTATAG